One Brassica napus cultivar Da-Ae chromosome C2, Da-Ae, whole genome shotgun sequence DNA window includes the following coding sequences:
- the LOC125581272 gene encoding protein WVD2-like 4, with protein sequence MESLISKNVKPGTPVKDRIKSSHLENANPNLSHAKSPLTKSSSSSPIVKRSAQKKNQSPNPNPNPKPSQAVFSPRNRIRERRFVVVAKKNSRKGKKDPSSPAAETSATVREIDCRCGERKRGNMKCVCVAYETLRASQEEFLKKRSESEEKEKEEGCDLEEGEGGGESLEPEVIGALKRTRGKVVEESRRSVPESGKVMNLVEAFEKLSTNKEEEEQSKLWEGEKETHHTWSSAFCPKELVLTAKNLGLDPKASVSSSWDSSHKSVLSGMSNAGRRSRRNSLDSSTTMGSRKSKKKQVKVTSLKPFKLRTEQRGKVKEEEFAKKLQEITMVEEKMRIPIAQGLPWTTDEPECLVKPHVKDITIPVDLTLHSDVRAVERAEFDQQVAVKMSFIEQYKMEREREQKLAEEEEIRRLRKELVPKAQPMPYFDRPFIPRRSNKHPTAPRDPKFHIPQHKKIRCCSSSSCSETGSYLSDFNYQFL encoded by the exons ATGGAATCGTTAATTTCGAAGAATGTTAAACCGGGGACTCCGGTTAAGGATCGGATCAAGTCGTCTCATCTGGAGAACGCCAACCCTAACCTCTCTCACGCTAAGTCCCCCCTCACGAAATCGTCATCATCATCGCCGATCGTGAAGAGATCGGCgcagaagaagaatcagagTCCGAATCCGAATCCGAATCCGAAACCTAGCCAGGCGGTTTTCTCGCCGCGGAATCGGATAAGGGAGAGGAGGTTCGTGGTGGTGGCGAAGAAGAACTCGAGGAAAGGGAAGAAGGATCCGTCGTCGCCAGCCGCGGAGACTAGTGCTACTGTTCGTGAGATCGATTGTAGATgcggagagaggaagagagggaACATGAAGTGCGTTTGCGTCGCGTACGAGACGCTGCGTGCTTCTCAGGAGGAGTTTCTCAAGAAACGAAGCGAGTccgaggagaaggagaaggaggaaGGATGTGATCTTGAAGAGGGAGAAGGTGGAGGAGAGTCCTTGGAGCCGGAGGTGATAGGCGCTTTGAAGAGGACGAGGGGTAAAGTGGTGGAGGAGTCGAGGAGGAGCGTGCCTGAATCTGGTAAAGTGATGAATCTTGTTGAAGCATTTGAGAAACTCAGTAccaacaaggaagaagaggagcaatCTAAGTTGTGGGAGGGAGAGAAAGAGACACACCACACATGGAGTTCTGCGTTTTGTCCAAAGGAATTGGTTTTGACGGCTAAGAATCTTGGGTTAGACCCCAAGGCCTCGGTCTCGTCGTCCTGGGACAGTAGCCACAAGAG TGTTTTGAGTGGGATGTCAAATGCTGGGAGGAGAAGCAGAAGAAAT AGCTTGGACTCGTCGACTACAATGGGAAGCAGAAAATCGAAGAAGAAGCAGGTTAAGGTTACTTCATTGAAGCCTTTCAAACTTAGAACTGAG CAAAGAGGTAAGGTGAAAGAGGAAGAGTTTGCCAAGAAGCTCCAAGAGATAACAATGGTGGAAGAAAAGATGAGAATCCCCATTGCTCAAGGTCTTCCATGGACAACTGATGAACCTGAG TGTCTGGTTAAGCCTCATGTGAAAGATATTACAATACCAGTTGACTTGACGCTCCACTCAGATGTTCGGGCAGTAGAACGCGCAGAATTTGATCAGCAG GTTGCAGTGAAGATGAGTTTCATCGAGCAATACAAaatggaaagagagagagaacagaAG ctGGCGGAGGAAGAAGAGATAAGAAGGCTGAGGAAAGAATTGGTCCCAAAGGCGCAACCAATGCCATACTTTGATCGACCATTCATTCCAAGAAG GTCGAACAAACATCCAACTGCGCCAAGAGATCCCAAGTTTCACATACCGCAACACAAGAAGATCAGATGCTGCAGTTCATCTTCTTGCAGTGAAACTGGCTCTTACCTGAGCGATTTCAATTATCAATTTCTCTAG
- the LOC106368218 gene encoding UDP-glucose 6-dehydrogenase 3-like gives MVKICCIGAGYVGGPTMAVIALKCPSVEVAVVDISVPRITAWNSDQLPIYEPGLDDVVKQCRGKNLFFSTDVEKHVREADIVFVSVNTPTKTRGLGAGKAADLTYWESAARMIADVSVSDKIVVEKSTVPVKTAEAIEKILTHNSKGIKFQILSNPEFLAEGTAIEDLFKPDRVLIGGRETPEGFAAVKALKDIYSQWVPEERILTTNLWSAELSKLAANAFLAQRISSVNAMSALCEATGANVTEVSYAVGKDSRIGPKFLNSSVGFGGSCFQKDILNLVYICECNGLPEVAEYWKQVIKINDYQKTRFVNRIVSSMFNTVSNKKIAVLGFAFKKDTGDTRETPAIDVCKGLIGDKARISIYDPQVTEEQIQRDLTMNKFDWDHPLHLQPMSPTTVKQVSVAWDAYAATKDAHGICILTEWDEFKKLDYEKIFENMQKPAFVFDGRNVVDAEKLRKIGFIVYSIGKPLDQWLKDMPALA, from the coding sequence atggtgaaGATATGCTGCATTGGAGCTGGATACGTGGGTGGTCCAACCATGGCCGTCATTGCACTAAAATGCCCATCCGTTGAAGTAGCTGTCGTCGACATCTCCGTCCCAAGGATCACCGCCTGGAACAGCGACCAGCTCCCCATCTACGAGCCCGGTCTCGACGACGTCGTCAAACAGTGCCGCGGAAAAAACCTCTTCTTCAGCACCGACGTCGAGAAACACGTCAGAGAGGCCGACATTGTCTTCGTCTCTGTCAACACCCCTACCAAGACCCGCGGCCTCGGAGCAGGCAAGGCCGCGGACTTGACTTACTGGGAGAGCGCGGCGCGCATGATCGCTGACGTCTCGGTTTCCGACAAGATCGTGGTCGAGAAATCGACCGTCCCGGTCAAAACCGCGGAGGCCATCGAGAAGATCCTCACGCACAACAGCAAAGGGATCAAGTTCCAGATCCTCTCCAACCCCGAGTTCCTCGCCGAAGGAACCGCCATCGAGGACCTTTTCAAACCCGACCGTGTGCTCATCGGCGGCCGCGAAACCCCAGAAGGGTTCGCGGCCGTGAAAGCCTTGAAAGACATTTATTCCCAGTGGGTACCCGAGGAGAGGATCCTCACCACTAATCTCTGGTCCGCCGAGCTCTCCAAGCTCGCGGCTAACGCCTTCTTAGCTCAGAGGATCTCTTCGGTGAACGCGATGTCAGCTCTCTGCGAAGCAACGGGGGCTAATGTCACTGAGGTGTCCTACGCCGTCGGTAAAGACTCTAGGATCGGTCCTAAGTTCTTGAACTCGAGTGTCGGCTTCGGCGGGTCATGTTTCCAGAAGGACATCCTCAACTTAGTCTACATCTGTGAATGCAACGGCTTACCAGAAGTGGCCGAGTACTGGAAACAAGTCATCAAGATCAACGACTACCAGAAAACAAGATTCGTCAACCGAATCGTCTCCTCGATGTTCAACACAGTCTCCAACAAAAAGATCGCGGTTCTCGGTTTCGCCTTCAAGAAAGACACTGGAGACACTAGAGAGACACCCGCCATCGATGTCTGCAAAGGCCTTATAGGTGACAAGGCTCGTATCAGCATCTACGACCCGCAGGTCACCGAAGAGCAGATCCAGAGAGACTTGACCATGAACAAATTCGACTGGGACCACCCGCTTCACCTCCAGCCGATGAGCCCCACTACTGTGAAGCAAGTCTCGGTGGCTTGGGACGCGTACGCGGCGACCAAGGACGCTCACGGTATCTGTATCTTGACGGAGTGGGATGAGTTCAAGAAGCTGGATTACGAGAAGATCTTTGAGAATATGCAGAAGCCGGCGTTTGTGTTTGACGGGAGGAACGTGGTGGATGCTGAGAAGCTGAGGAAGATTGGGTTTATTGTTTACTCTATTGGTAAGCCGTTGGACCAGTGGCTCAAGGACATGCCTGCTCTTGCCTAA